The Plutella xylostella chromosome 9, ilPluXylo3.1, whole genome shotgun sequence genome has a segment encoding these proteins:
- the LOC105383033 gene encoding uncharacterized protein LOC105383033 has translation MSDSEYESVVSLPHTSKSKTAVAAPNKRKNNSAEPQRTNKKKKTSGTSKLDIFGILDEAENLASRAAPDNYPISSSFVSRVANGSVRKSLINDGEFYVELKVYNTLDAKTSKPEERWKKALFNLKLLTEQDGEPWQALQKFVREAHSVFGDCEPVYYSEKIHIK, from the exons gTCTGACTCAGAATACGAAAGTGTCGTCTCGCTGCCGCACACATCCAAAAGCAAAACTGCAGTCGCGGCCCCGAACAAACGGAAGAATAACTCAGCAGAACCCCAAAG GActaataagaagaagaagaccaGTGGCACAAGCAAACTGGACATATTCGGGATTTTGGATGAAGCTGAAAACCTAGCAAGCAGAGCAGCGCCGGACAACTACCCTATATCGTCTAGCTTCGTGTCTCGCGTGGCCAACGGCTCCGTACGAAAGAGCTTAATTAACGACGGTGAATTTTATGTTGAGCTAAAAGTGTACAACACACTTGACGCTAAAACCTCTAAGCCTGAGGAACGGTGGAAAAAAGCCCTGTTCAATCTGAAACTGCTGACTGAGCAGGACGGCGAGCCGTGGCAGGCGCTGCAGAAGTTTGTCAGGGAAGCGCACTCCGTGTTCGGAGACTGCGAACCTGTTTACTATAGCGAAAAAATTCATATTAAGTAA